The proteins below come from a single Micromonas commoda chromosome 8, complete sequence genomic window:
- a CDS encoding predicted protein, which translates to MNAARASVGSLPELAHSLGAESEESDDDGDAGEEIASLLHQGEQSEQMRLFDLAVRMSGEVDVRDHKRNLKKHKACFTGRVAVQWMLTNGVARTVDDAVATGQKLSDAGLVKPVAAGRAFLNRSFLYRFGDGMDRYVQAARWCLSQEMGKIRGEVKDVCAVVDRHTAATRAISAEHAAAMERVELVMFEMRTQLAWTRAAVFMLAVACLFLTFVCVPASEDDVKEGGLSGLFSGLFQGLFRGSSAAARLHAILPRATHALVTLVASALSFSAGVFVVDRKSFDAVLYTADHRYFLDGTGTDASDDDEPDSDDDESVGGSIGDPDRGFLAGPGSSRGVAGLRRRLRRRGSAQNLRIDVDATEPSGGTGSRRAEVAGVAAGRVSDGTYADKYVPLGPGLRSLSQRGGFRDVDSPRGTSHAPGTPTRRLVRLTSFGRFFGMSPRAPGSRSGRGEEGLDGGVRPEDQALPPPAASSAVFGDVGSKPVGLRLSPEYPRQWIPSGPSRPSDGVSLPAQVPFEFETELFKGKAVIYLRGLSNTPERVFKGKARAIQFSVQGRFKREVAMDDLHFGLSLARPLRNLPTRWLLNLCTRVVQSLGAQYSMDLSDPTADRPYMLAPIILAAQTVSCAAPGREPDLTLAPIEENARLTFLGHSGKGVGANERRRKIAKIIRDAKHARRKAGVGDVNPGELTRDGRVPSFDVDSTWTFSFWQSQIDVSKYSVDLGVGKFDLVPIMDGQPIALLCQTSDASRVGFRFEVWHERLLQRAHSHQSPDNVERRPPRDADEDSSRGDGDATQTAGRGEAPEEAPEEAAARPAS; encoded by the coding sequence atgaacgccgcccgcgcgagcgtcggatccctccccgagctcgcgcattcgctcggcgccgagtccgaggagtccgacgacgacggcgacgcgggcgaggagatcgcctCGCTCCTGCACCAGGGCGAGCAGTCCGAGCAGATGCGGCTGTTCGACCTCGCGGTGCGCATgagcggcgaggtggacgtccGCGATCACAAGCGTAACCTCAAGAAGCACAAGGCGTGCTTcaccgggcgcgtcgcggtgcaGTGGATGCTCAccaacggcgtcgcgaggaccgtcgacgacgcggtggcgacgggtCAAAAATTGTCAGACGCCGGGCTCGTcaagcccgtcgccgccggacgcgcctTCCTCAACAGGTCCTTCCTGTACCgcttcggcgacggcatGGACAGGTACGTCcaggcggcgcggtggtgtcTGTCGCAGGAGATGGGCAAGATAAGAGGCGAGGTCAAGGACGTctgcgccgtcgtcgatcgacacaccgcggcgacgagagcCATCTCCGCGGaacacgccgcggcgatggaacgCGTGGAGCTCGTCATGTTCGAGATGCGAACGCAGCTCGCGTGGACCCGAGCCGCGGTGTTCATGCTCGCCGTGGCGTGCCTCTTCCTGACGTTCGTGTGCGTGCCCGCGTCCGAGGATGACGTCAAGGAGGGCGGGCTCTCCGGGCTCTTCTCGGGGCTCTTCCAGGGGCTTTTCCGGGGCTCTTCGGCTGCGGCTCGATTACACGCGATCCTTCCCCGCGCCACGCACGCGCTCGTTaccctcgtcgcctccgcgctgtcgttctccgcgggcgtcttcgtcgtcgatcgaAAATCCTTCGACGCGGTGCTCTACACCGCGGATCACAGGTACTTCCTCGACGGGACGGgaacggacgcgtcggacgaTGATGAACCCGACTCGGATGACGACGAATCAGTCGGTGGATCGATCGGTGACCCGGACCGAGGGTTCCTCGCGGGTCCGGGCTCCagccggggcgtcgcggggcttcgaaggcggctgcggcggagggggAGCGCGCAGAACCTGCggatcgacgtcgacgcgacggagccATCGGGGGGAACCGGATCGCGGAGAGCCGAGGTAGCCGGGGTAGCCGCCGGACGAGTGTCGGATGGTACGTACGCGGACAAGTACGTCCCGCTCGGGCCGGGGTTACGCAGCCTGagccagcgcggcgggttccgcgacgtcgactcGCCGAGGGGAacgtcgcacgcgccggggacgccgacgcggcggctcgtcAGGCTGACGTCGTTCGGCAGATTCTTCGGGatgtcgcctcgcgcccccggcTCGAGGTCGGGTCGCGGAGAGGAGGgactcgacggcggcgtcaggCCGGAGGATCAGGCGCTGCCcccgccggccgcgtcctccgccgtgTTCGGGGACGTGGGTTCCAAACCCGTGGGGTTGCGATTGAGCCCGGAGTATCCTCGGCAGTGGATTCCGAGCGGTCCGAGCCGACCGAGCGATGGCGTGTCTCTCCCCGCGCAGGTTCCCTTTGAATTCGAGACGGAGCTGTTCAAGGGCAAGGCGGTGATTTACCTCAGGGGGCTGTCAAACACTCCTGAGCGGGTGTTCAAGGGAAAGGCGAGGGCCATACAGTTCTCGGTGCAGGGCAGGTTCAAGCGGGAGGTGGCCATGGACGACTTGCACTTTGGCTTGTCACTCGCGAGGCCCCTTCGAAACCTTCCCACGCGGTGGCTGCTGAACCTGTGCACGCGCGTGGTTCAGAGCCTCGGGGCGCAGTACTCCATGGACCTCAGCGATCCAACCGCGGACCGTCCGTACATGCTCGCGCccatcatcctcgccgcgcagacggtcagctgcgcggcgccgggtcgcgAGCCCGacctcaccctcgcgcccatcgAGGAGAATGCTCGGCTGACTTTTTTGGGGCACAGCGGGAAAGGCGTGGGCGCCAACGAGCGCCGGCGGAAGATCGCGAAGATCATCCGCGACGCCAAGCACGCGCGGAGGAAAGCCGGGGTCGGGGATGTCAACCCCGGCGAGTTGACGCGCGACGGCCGGGTGCCgtcgttcgacgtcgactcGACGTGGACGTTTTCGTTCTGGCAGTCGCAGATCGACGTGTCCAAGTACTCCGTGGACCTCGGCGTGGGGAAGTTCGACCTGGTGCCCATCATGGACGGGCAGCCCATCGCGCTGCTGTGCcagacgagcgacgcgtctcgcgtAGGGTTCAGGTTCGAGGTTTGGCACGAGCGATTGCTGCAGCGCGCGCACTCGCATCAATCGCCGGACAACGTCGAGCGTAGACCCCCgcgggacgccgacgaggattcgagtcgcggcgacggggatgcgACGCAGACGGCGGGACGAGGGGaggcgccggaggaggcgccggaggaggccgcggctCGACCCGCGAGTTGA
- a CDS encoding predicted protein, with translation MSVNAATVARPTAGLASVPVAPRASARRPVACATARGGAASTSSGWSASSSSRNLAQRRSGAAGRDGAAVLAVRARSPIAIARRRRFVQTNASLFGVGAPEALVIGVVALLVFGPKGLADIAKQLGQTLRAFQPTIRELQEVSREFKETLEDEIGLDEIRNDIAQVAAPVPTKRQAPPPGTTPEASAPGTPGPTDQSTDTVTEEMRAAAAAAAWGGDEPVAVAGPDDVATDADAKETAANGDVPGELAAPEGTGAAPTAGEESVQA, from the exons ATGTccgtcaacgccgcgaccgtcgcgcgccccaccgcggggctcgcctccgtccccgtcgccccccgcgcgtccgcgcgtcggccCGTCGCctgcgcgaccgcgcgcgggggcgccgctTCCACCTCCTCCGGATGGTCCGCATCGTCCTCGAGCCGCAAcctcgcgcagcgccgctcgggagcggcggggcgcgacggcgccgcggtcctcgcggtgagggcgcgctcgccgatcgccatcgcgcgtcgccgccgcttcgtcCAG ACCAACGCGAGCCTCTTCGGCGTGGGCGctcccgaggcgctcgtcatcggcgtcgtcgcgctcctcgtgtTCGGACCCAAAGGACTCGCAGACATCGCGAAGCAGCTCGGCCAGACGTTGCGCGCGTTCCAACCCACGATCCGGGAGCTCCAGGAGGTGAGCCGGGAGTTTAAAGAGACGCTGGAGGATGAGATCGGCCTCGACGAGATTCGCAACGACATCGCGCaagtcgccgcgcccgtcccgacCAAGCGCCaagcgccgcccccgggtaCAACTCCGGAGGCTTCGGCACCCGGGACGCCCGGGCCGACGGACCAGTCGACGGACACGGTGACGGAGGAGatgagggcggcggcggcggcggcggcgtggggcggggacgagcccgtcgcggtcgcgggccccgacgacgtcgcgaccgacgccgacgccaaagAGACGGCTGCGAATGGCGATGTTCCCggagagctcgccgcgccggagggtaccggcgccgcgccgaccgcgggggaggagaGCGTCCAGGCGTGA
- a CDS encoding predicted protein, translating to MEKLLRRVPDPVVYVAGAVAAVFAALRVKKIANGGSFADEQAAYRRCNRCGKKGAPVRCNKCRRAYYCSKHCLKDAIKLEICECC from the coding sequence ATGGAGAAGCTACTGAGAAGGGTCCCGGACCCGGTCGTCTACGTCGCCGGCGcagtcgccgcggtgttcgcggcgctcagggTCAAGAAAATTGCGAACGGGGGCtcgttcgcggacgagcaGGCTGCGTACAGGCGGTGCAACCGGTGCGGGAAGAagggcgcgccggtgaggTGCAACAAGTGCAGACGGGCGTACTACTGCAGCAAGCACTGCCTCAAGGACGCCATCAAGCTCGAGATATGCGAGTGCTGCTGA
- a CDS encoding predicted protein, producing MSRYDDDDDKYNKAKRGGRPAAFSAAKAPHSARGAGGPGSSRAPASSSSFNDATSSPAVFGGFGGNGDDADALAAKVRAKLDFVSTRASFDDEETEAERVKASLDRLAFASQVKGVRSAFGAAINDAADEIDGLAHKAEETVAAFQAMQYAAKWMPVDTRLSMKPTYVKVPVQAVERIKFWEQEKLAMIASQHAEEKEKILAENAGLRSMMGLEEANSPAVEEMRETEDGVNRALLISAVEEIKRLKTRVAVLEGEAARTRISSGGFGSFFGGDGGGGGVDSAQMAKLTTELARLEEDNGRQKWMIGEKDKQIKEVQGKYAASAAYALQEKLQESMEALEVMANLQAEQLQYMEDHALRKLDAQDTQIADVQDDLDTKRAHLTQLKTLMAGYWETGDDSLVPPMLSLAGFTKTEALQIASHRERLADAGIGGLVRGLGRRGYGFYEKFLVACAPPAVKPPKRGDAVTGADGGADGGAEGADASPAPSTAPPTAERMALETDDDGSESVERFNRRTRQTENPFATSETVPESAAPTPEKASNDGEAEAGPMTLPSPPEASAAPQSAPNSAPDSAPDSAPDSERPKQTKLPRRRDGETPSERVAREAEKSARRERQRASTSASGSSASVLGSATRHRGGGVNVVGGHFAGFDDEEHRDKERRERAKARAPLPAPKLKGRAAEAEARRRKEEEARRATGDGFAGFGSDETNDSDSD from the coding sequence ATGTCGcgctacgacgacgacgacgacaagtaCAACAAGGCCAAGCGCGGGGGCCGGCCCGCGGCCTTCagcgccgccaaggcgccccactccgcgcggggcgcgggcggccccgggtcgtcgcgcgcccccgcgtcgtcttcgtcgttcAACGATGCGACGTCCTCTCCGGCGGTgttcggcggcttcggcgggaacggcgacgacgccgacgcgctggccGCCAAGGttcgcgccaagctcgactttgtctccacgcgcgcgagcttcgacgacgaggagacggaggcggagcgcgtcaAGGCGtccctcgatcgcctcgcgttcgcctcgcAGGTGAAAGGGGTCCGATCCGCGTTCGGTGCCGCCAtcaacgacgccgccgacgagatcGACGGGCTCGCGCACAAGGCCGAGgagaccgtcgcggcgttccaGGCGATGCAATACGCCGCCAAGTGGATGCCGGTCGACACCAGGCTGAGCATGAAACCAACGTACGTCAAGGTACCCGTGCAGGCGGTGGAACGGATCAAGTTCTGGGAACAGGAGAAGCTGGCGATGATCGCGTCGCAacacgccgaggagaaggagaagatcCTCGCGGAGAACGCGGGTCTGCGGTCGATGATGGGGCTGGAGGAGGCCAACTccccggcggtggaggagatgAGGGAGACGGAGGACGGCGTTAACCGCGCGCTCCTCATCTCCGCGGTGGAAGAGATCAAGCGCCTTAAAACGCGAGTAGCCGTGCTGGAAGGGGAAGCGGCGCGAACTCGCATCTCTTCGGGCGGTTTCGGGTcgttcttcggcggcgacggcggcggcgggggcgtggacAGCGCGCAGATGGCCAAGCTGACCACCGAGCTGGCGCGTTTAGAGGAGGATAACGGCCGGCAGAAGTGGATGATTGGCGAGAAGGATAAGCAGATCAAGGAGGTGCAGGGCAagtacgccgcgtccgccgcgtacgcgctGCAGGAGAAGCTGCAGGAGTCcatggaggcgctcgaggtgaTGGCCAACCTGCAGGCGGAACAGTTGCAGTACATGGAGGACCACGCGCTGCGCAAGCTGGACGCGCAGGACACGCAAATCGCCGACGTCCAGGACGACCTCGACACCAAACGTGCGCACTTAACGCAGCTCAAGACGCTCATGGCCGGGTACTGGGAGACGGGCGACGACTCGCTCGTCCCGCCCATGCTCTCCCTCGCGGGGTTCACCAAAACTGAGGCTTTACAAATCGCGTctcaccgcgagcgactcgccgacgccggcatCGGCGGCTTGGTCCGAGGGTTGGGCCGGCGCGGGTACGGGTTTTACGAAAAGTTTTTAGTCGCGtgcgcgccacccgcggtgaAACCGCccaagcgcggcgacgcggtcacgggcgcggacgggggtgccgacgggggtgccgagggtgccgatgcgagcccggcgccgtccaccgcgccgcccaccgcggagagGATGGCGTTagagacggacgacgacggttcaGAGTCTGTGGAACGGTTCAACCGGCGGACGAGACAGACGGAGAACCCGTTCGCGACGTCAGAGACGGTTCCGgaatcggcggcgcccacgccggagaaggcgtcgaacgacggcgaagcCGAAGCCGGTCCGATgacgctcccgtcgccgcccgaggcgagcgcggcgccccagTCGGCACCCAACTCGGCACCCGACTCGGCGCCCGACTCGGCGCCCGACTCGGAGAGACCCAAACAAACCAAACtgccccgtcgacgcgacggggagacgccgtcggagcgcgtcgcgcgcgaggcggaaaagtctgcgcgccgcgagcgccaacGGGCGTCGACAtccgcgtcgggctcgtccgcctccgtcctcgggtccgcgacgcgtcaccggggcggcggcgtcaacgtcgtcggcggtcacTTTGCCGgtttcgacgacgaggagcaccGGGACAAGGAACGGAGAGAGAGGGCcaaggcgcgggcgccgctgcccgcgcccaagctgaaggggagggcggcggaggcggaggcgaggcggcgtaaggaggaggaggcgagacgggcgacgggggacggGTTCGCGGGGTTCGGAAGCGACGAGACGAacgactccgactccgactgA
- a CDS encoding predicted protein: protein MASATTIGKDSAHDHESDSGHDRENTPAPSEGGGGGGGGDETQPGPFSLKRKKAHPCDKCDKSFHFPARLIEHKNLHTGKTPFKCTIENCDEAFPTSDQLRTHAQRHLLRFRCEICHKRFQTESIRRTHMLTHSTVRPFACEDPECDKKFKTARALEKHADVHRPEEPQVCDVAGCDRSFKRKDGLQRHKRNEHGIRFKKRRSARKEDGPGFEDANVVAQ, encoded by the coding sequence ATGGCGAGCGCAACGACCATCGGCAAAGACAGCGCCCATGACCACGAAAGCGACAGCGGCCACGATCGCGAGaacacgcccgcgccctcggagggcggcggcggcggcggcggcggcgacgagaccCAGCCGGGTCCGTTTTCGCTGAAGCGCAAGAAGGCGCACCCGTGCGACAAGTGCGACAAGTCCTTCCACTTCCCCGCGCGGCTCATCGAGCACAAGAACCTCCACACCGGCAAGACGCCTTTCAAGTGCACGATCGAAAACTGCGACGAGGCGTTCCCAACCAGCGACCAGCTCCGCACGCATGCGCAGAGGCACCTGCTGCGATTCCGGTGCGAGATTTGCCACAAGCGATTTCAGACCGAGTCCATCCGGCGCACGCACATGCTCACGCACAGCACCGTGCGTCCGTTCGCGTGCGAGGACCCGGAGTGCGACAAGAAGTTCaagacggcgagggcgctggagAAGCACGCGGACGTTCACAGGCCCGAGGAGCCGCAAGTTTGCGACGTAGCCGGGTGCGACCGGTCGTTCAAGAGAAAGGACGGGCTGCAGCGGCACAAGCGCAACGAGCACGGGATCCGGTTCAAGAAacgacggagcgcgcggaagGAGGACGGCCCGGGGTTCGAGGACGCGAACGTCGTAGCACAATAG
- a CDS encoding predicted protein: protein MFGALTTMLWGGDGEDRVEDTAPVAVVREDEAGASASESGGAAREAKKDDAKKEDGKKEDGKDGAEGEEGKEGKEGKEEEEEEEECGFCRFMKGGSCKATFVAWEDCVDAAKDAKEDFVEKCAAQTAALRDCMIANPGYYGDMLEGAGEDDDGDDQLDDQLDDPIDGEKEEEGEPKQGKKQASASS, encoded by the coding sequence ATGTTTGGGGCGCTCACGACCATGCTttggggcggcgacggcgaagatcGCGTCGAGGATACCGCAccggtcgccgtcgtccgggaggacgaggccggggcgtcggcgtcggagtccggtggcgcggcgcgcgaggcgaagaaggatgacgcgaagaaggaggatgGGAAGAAGGAGGATGGGAAGGACggggcggagggcgaggagggcaaggagggcaaggagggcaaggaggaggaggaagaagaggaggagtGCGGTTTCTGCAGGTTCATGAAAGGCGGATCGTGCAAGGCCACCTTCGTCGCGTGGGAGGactgcgtcgacgccgccaaggacgccaaggaggacTTCGTCGAAAAATGCGCGGCGcagaccgccgcgctcagggACTGCATGATCGCCAACCCGGGGTACTACGGCGACATGctggagggcgccggcgaggacgacgacggggacgatcAGCTGGACGATCAGCTGGACGATcccatcgacggcgagaaggaggaggagggcgaacCCAAGCAGGGCAAGAAGCAAGCCTCGGCTTCATCGTAA
- the VAMP gene encoding synaptobrevin like protein (expressed), with protein sequence MPLIYAFVARGTTVLAEHTGHSGNFATVAAETLPKILEKLNSQKKFTLMADGHTFNYLADDGYVYLVVADEAYGRQIPFACLERVKDEFKSQYGDRARDAIAHALDRSFGPRIKAQMEYCANNPDELSKVSRVQAQVSEVKNIMMDNIEKVLDRGEKIELLVDKTENLRFQADNFHRTGRQLRQRMWWNKLKMQLMFASAFVAFVLVLFLIFCYSGGSDCTKKKE encoded by the exons ATGCCGCTGATCTACGCCTTCGTGGCCCGCGGCACCACCGTGCTGGCCGAGCACACCGGGCACAGCGGCAACTTCGCCACCGTGGCGGCAGAG ACGCTTCCCAAGATCCTCGAGAAGCTCAACTCGCAGAAGAAGTTCACGCTCATGGCTGACGGTCACACGTTCAACtacctcgcggacgacgggtACGTCTACCtggtcgtcgcggacgaggcgtaCGGCCGGCAGATCCCGTTCGCgtgcctcgagcgcgtgaaAGACGAGTTCAAGTCCCAGTACGGCGACAGGGCGAGAgacgccatcgcgcacgcgctggaCCGATCGTTCGGCCCCAGGATCAAAGCGCAGATGGAGTACTGCGCGAACAACCCCGACGAGCTCTCGAAGGTCAGCCGGGTGCAGGCGCAGGTGAGCGAGGTGAAGAATATCATGATGGACAACATCGAGAAGGTGCTGGACCGCGGGGAGAAGATCGAGCTGCTCGTGGACAAGACGGAGAATCTCCGATTTCAGGCGGATAACTTTCACAGGACGGGGCGGCAGCTTCGGCAGAGGATGTGGTGGAACAAGCTCAAGATGCAGCTCATGTTCGCcagcgcgttcgtcgcgttcgtcctGGTGCTATTCCTCATCTTCTGCTACTCGGGCGGCTCCGACTGcaccaagaagaaggagtaA
- a CDS encoding predicted protein (ARID domain containing protein), whose amino-acid sequence MATSTGLKITFKAAAVESAGDEPAAKKPRPSAGGGAPWHAPSWADQFKALAPPPPRPERSALVELRTGGAPPPAPVRDAPAAHAGTGALGVVPVAEATTMSKRPAGGHDEYLDDVERDFRDDLAHFLQFRSRHDLYSPIFLGVPLPFRKVFKKVRALGGYAKVCEQKLWMRVCREAAGGKDLSGQTSASFAMRKNYEKTGMLEWERHLDGTSLPQDRAPDPDAGKTFEPVAPTDVLPPGKRVRVLWMEPNGESAWYGANVKSHDAASKKHHIAYDDGTEESIDFGEEKVEAVVDGD is encoded by the coding sequence ATGGCGACGAGCACCGGGCTGAAGATCACgttcaaggcggcggcggtcgaatccgccggcgacgaacccgccgccaAGAAACCCaggccgagcgcgggcggcggcgcgccgtggCACGCCCCGTCTTGGGCCGATCAGTTCAAAGCGCTCGCCCCACCGCCCCCGAGACCCGAGcgctcggcgctcgtggagCTGCGCacggggggcgcgccgccgcccgcgcccgttcgCGATGCGCCCGCGGCCCACGCCGGCACCGGAGCGCTCGGCGTggtccccgtcgcggaggccaCCACCATGTCCAAGAGGCCCGCGGGAGGGCACGACGAGTAccttgacgacgtcgagcgcgacttCAGGGACGACCTCGCGCACTTTCTCCAGTTTCGGTCGAGGCACGACCTGTACTCGCCCATCTTCCTCGGCGTGCCCCTCCCGTTCCGCAAGGTGTTCAAGAAAGTCAGGGCGCTGGGAGGGTACGCCAAGGTGTGCGAGCAGAAGCTGTGGATGCGCGTGTgcagggaggcggcggggggcaaAGATCTCAGCGGCCAGACGTCCGCATCCTTCGCGATGCGCAAAAACTACGAAAAGACGGGAATGCTCGAGTGGGAAAGGCACCTAGACGGCACGTCGTTACCGCAGGACCGCGCGCCGGACCCGGACGCCGGCAAGACGTTCGAGCCCGTGGCCCCGACCGACGTCTTACCGCCGGGGAAGAGGGTGAGGGTGCTGTGGATGGAGCCAAACGGGGAGAGCGCTTGGTACGGCGCCAACGTCAAGtcgcacgacgcggcgtcaAAAAAGCACCACATCGcgtacgacgacggcaccgaggAGAGCATCGACTTTGGGGAGGAAAAGGTGGAGGCGGTGGTGGATGGAGACTAA
- a CDS encoding predicted protein: MPPSRIRRATIARGAGSACGGASRAGHGGLLARGSSPPVMCGAANSTEDVHASTDASLPDAHPSSAPIPKPSSSGDDADNAEELEAMLAALRELRGEMKSAIESPLMPNRQQRVLELLRDRPALAHRCGVFPDVTPKLAENNPPVAAELLLCLARDHPAPSHNLPAHFDALVAMPTSLHSMEVVNRLVSEASELLPDDFVRAYVAQCISACRDGAGSTGAGPGTSPGGEGGALSSASGLSSGTPSPGTGSRMVRLVCMFLQLLVRRGRIRGGTDVAAEVSSFCVERMRTKEAAALYRLLRAAEEREGGDAGEGGGLGEIGTR, from the coding sequence ATGCCGCCGAGTAGGATTCGACGAGCGACcatcgcgaggggcgccgggTCAGCCTGCGGCggggcatcgcgcgcgggtcacggAGGGTTACTCGCGCGgggttcctcgccgcccgtcatgtgcggcgcggcgaacagCACGGAGGACGTTcacgcgtccaccgacgcgtccctTCCAGATGCGCACCCTTCCTCCGCGCCCATCCCCAAACCTTCTTCttcgggcgacgacgccgacaacgcggaggagctcgaggcgatgctcgcggcgttgaggGAGCTGCGGGGCGAGATGAAGAGCGCGATCGAGTCGCCGTTGATGCCGAATCGGCAGCAGAGGGTGCTGGAGCTGCTGCGAGATcgacccgcgctcgcgcacagGTGCGGCGTCTTCCCGGACGTCACGCCCAAACTCGCCGAGAACAATCCcccagtcgccgccgagctcctgcTGTGCCTCGCTCGGGAccacccggcgccgtcgcacaACCTCCCGGCGCACTTCGACGCCCTAGTTGCCATGCCCACTAGTTTGCACTCCATGGAGGTGGTCAACAGGCTCGTCTCGGAGGCGTCCGAGCTGCTGCCCGACGACTTTGTTCGAGCGTACGTCGCGCAGTGCATCTCGGCGTGCCGGGATGGAGCCGGATCGACGGGGGCCGGGCCCGGCAccagccccggcggcgagggcggcgcgctctcgtcggcgtcgggtctCTCATCGGgaacgccctcgcccggcACCGGGTCCCGCATGGTCCGCCTGGTGTGCATGTTCCTGCAGCTgctcgtgcgccgcggccgcatcaggggcgggacggacgtcgccgccgaggtgtcGTCGTTTTGCGTGGAGCGCATGCGgacgaaggaggcggcggcgctgtacCGGCTGCTgagagccgcggaggagagggaagggggcgacgcgggggagggaGGGGGGTTGGGAGAGATCGGAACGCggtga